A genomic window from Maledivibacter sp. includes:
- a CDS encoding 4Fe-4S dicluster domain-containing protein: MRRFENDVQVIKYEVLKEVARLAMEGTLEENRHTIPEKISPGPKPRTRCCVYKERAIIEERIKIASGGDKENPNNIEIINIACDECSINRYTVTEACRGCLAKWCHEACPVDAIYYVGHRAYINNNKCIECGRCKNVCPYNAISDVMRPCRKACEADALYIDSDKKAVIDSEKCVQCGACVYKCPFGAIVDKSFVVDVIDLLKESKESDTNVYAVIAPAISTQFTHVKIGQLVKGIKLLGFHDVVEAALGADIIAFHETGEFAKEVGEKGVITSSCCPAFVSYIRRNYPELEDNISTAVSPMIAVSRLIKNTDKNAKVVFIGPCTAKKMEINEEGVRGSTDYVITFEELTSMIDAAEIDLKECEEEVLDNASFFGRIFARSGGLTEAINHVIKEEKIDIDFNPVMCDGLAECNKALKMAKVNRLKGNFIEGMACTGGCIGGAASVHHGPKDRGQVDKYGKLAIEKKIKDSLRVLNIDDLELNR; the protein is encoded by the coding sequence ATGAGGCGATTTGAAAATGATGTTCAAGTAATAAAATATGAAGTTTTAAAAGAAGTTGCAAGATTGGCAATGGAAGGAACTCTGGAAGAAAACCGTCATACTATACCTGAAAAAATCAGTCCAGGTCCTAAACCTAGGACAAGATGCTGTGTATATAAAGAAAGGGCAATAATAGAAGAAAGAATAAAAATAGCTAGTGGCGGGGATAAGGAAAATCCAAATAATATAGAGATTATTAATATAGCCTGTGATGAGTGTTCTATTAATCGCTATACTGTTACGGAAGCCTGTAGAGGATGCTTGGCTAAGTGGTGCCATGAAGCCTGTCCCGTTGACGCTATTTACTATGTAGGTCATAGGGCATACATCAATAACAATAAGTGTATAGAATGTGGTAGATGTAAAAATGTTTGTCCCTATAATGCTATTTCTGATGTTATGAGACCCTGTAGAAAAGCCTGTGAAGCAGATGCTTTGTACATCGATTCCGATAAAAAGGCTGTTATTGATAGCGAAAAATGTGTACAATGTGGCGCATGTGTGTATAAGTGTCCCTTTGGAGCCATTGTGGACAAGTCCTTTGTAGTAGATGTCATAGACCTATTAAAGGAATCAAAGGAAAGTGATACAAATGTTTATGCTGTTATAGCACCGGCTATATCCACCCAGTTTACCCATGTGAAAATTGGTCAATTAGTAAAGGGGATTAAGCTTTTAGGCTTTCATGATGTTGTTGAGGCTGCATTGGGAGCAGATATTATAGCCTTCCATGAGACCGGTGAGTTCGCCAAGGAGGTAGGGGAAAAGGGAGTGATTACTAGCTCTTGCTGTCCTGCGTTTGTTTCTTATATAAGAAGGAACTATCCAGAATTGGAAGACAATATATCAACTGCTGTTTCACCCATGATAGCAGTGTCAAGATTAATTAAAAATACGGATAAAAATGCAAAGGTAGTTTTTATTGGCCCCTGTACTGCTAAAAAAATGGAGATCAATGAAGAAGGGGTAAGGGGAAGTACAGATTATGTAATTACCTTTGAGGAACTTACCTCCATGATAGATGCGGCTGAAATAGATTTAAAGGAATGTGAAGAAGAAGTTTTAGATAATGCTTCTTTCTTTGGTAGAATTTTTGCACGTTCAGGAGGACTGACCGAGGCTATTAATCACGTGATTAAGGAAGAAAAAATAGATATAGACTTTAATCCAGTTATGTGCGATGGATTAGCAGAATGTAATAAAGCTTTAAAAATGGCTAAAGTGAATAGATTAAAGGGAAATTTCATAGAGGGTATGGCCTGCACGGGGGGGTGTATAGGAGGAGCGGCTTCTGTACACCACGGACCTAAGGATCGTGGTCAGGTAGATAAATATGGTAAATTGGCAATCGAAAAGAAGATAAAGGATTCTTTAAGAGTCCTAAATATAGATGACTTAGAATTAAATAGATAG
- a CDS encoding serine/threonine-protein phosphatase has translation MSFFIDISYDSLNKNGEELCGDKVEIVYTDNSTIIVLADGLGSGVKANILATLTSKIAATMLKEGSTIYETVDTIVNTLPECKVRKLAYSTFTIVKVYNDGKVYIVECDNPPIFFIRNNRILNIEKTDKNINGKLIKESEFMLEKEDVLTVVSDGVIHAGVGGILNLGWQWENVAEYLERLSKDMKSAKNISKGLVNACNNLYVNKPGDDTTVATIKVRHPEIVNIFTGPPQDQNNDTYVIDELMKSEGKKIVCGGTAAKITSRELAEDLVTNIDYIDKEVPPTAHIKGIDLVTEGVLTLSKAVEKIRCFSDSSCDKYTVYNPTKKDGASLLARILIEECTHINLWVGKAVNPAHQNPDLPIDLSIKLKVVDQLVKLMKKLGKNVNLINV, from the coding sequence ATGAGTTTTTTTATAGATATTTCATATGACAGTTTGAACAAAAATGGAGAAGAGCTTTGTGGAGATAAGGTCGAGATAGTGTATACAGATAATAGTACTATAATTGTTTTGGCCGATGGATTGGGTAGTGGGGTTAAAGCTAATATACTAGCGACCCTAACATCGAAAATAGCGGCAACTATGCTAAAGGAAGGCTCTACTATTTATGAAACAGTGGATACGATTGTAAACACTTTACCTGAATGTAAAGTCAGAAAATTAGCCTATTCAACATTTACAATAGTTAAAGTATATAACGATGGCAAAGTATATATAGTAGAATGTGATAATCCACCAATATTTTTTATAAGAAATAATAGGATTTTAAACATTGAAAAGACCGATAAAAATATAAATGGAAAGTTGATTAAGGAAAGTGAGTTTATGCTGGAGAAGGAAGATGTATTAACTGTAGTAAGCGATGGAGTTATTCATGCTGGTGTTGGTGGAATATTAAATCTAGGTTGGCAGTGGGAAAATGTGGCTGAATATCTGGAACGTTTATCAAAGGATATGAAAAGTGCTAAAAATATTTCAAAGGGTTTGGTTAATGCTTGTAACAATTTATATGTAAACAAGCCTGGGGATGATACCACTGTGGCAACAATAAAGGTTAGACATCCAGAGATAGTAAACATATTTACTGGGCCTCCACAGGATCAAAATAACGATACATATGTGATAGATGAGCTTATGAAAAGTGAAGGAAAGAAAATAGTCTGTGGGGGAACTGCGGCAAAAATAACGTCGAGAGAACTGGCAGAAGATTTAGTTACTAATATAGATTATATTGATAAAGAGGTGCCTCCTACGGCCCATATAAAGGGTATCGATTTAGTAACAGAAGGAGTATTGACCCTTAGTAAGGCGGTAGAAAAAATAAGGTGTTTCTCAGATTCCTCCTGTGACAAGTATACAGTATACAATCCTACGAAAAAGGATGGAGCTTCATTATTGGCTAGGATTCTTATAGAAGAATGTACTCACATAAATCTTTGGGTTGGTAAAGCTGTTAATCCAGCCCATCAAAACCCGGACTTACCTATTGATTTGAGTATAAAACTTAAGGTTGTTGATCAGCTAGTAAAATTGATGAAAAAGTTAGGCAAGAATGTAAATCTAATAAATGTTTAA
- a CDS encoding 4Fe-4S binding protein: MDSLTISNANCRNCYKCFRNCLVKSIKIKNEQAEMVNKTCIYCGQCLTSCPQGAIKFESDLNLVKRAMNEGKKVVVSIAPSFVGAFDILEAGQVVTALKNLGFDIVEETAIGAEVVKNLYKESINKKNRKNIITTCCPSANSLIEIYYPSMLKYMLPVVSPMIAHGKILKRSYGSDVFVVFIGPCISKNIEARDFQHDTAVDAVLTFNELKTWIKEENIDIQSLSNSNFDNKSYKAGSSFPLNGSIIENLFKEDKHSYELINVSGINECKEILESIEKGELSNVCLEINICKGGCIAGPGMPKDSGSYYSRKKKVRDYATKKEVLAQEDYFHLPKEMNLKKLFFDKSIKTIKASEEEIEVILNKMGKYKKEDELNCGSCGYDTCREKAQGIFEGKAEHNICLPYMRNRSESLANITFEYTPNVIFVLSGELKVLEFNPSAERIFKVKADYIKGKPISMLIDDSDFGQVIKTKGNILGKRISYLDYGVVLFQNILYLDDQNVLLVIMSNNTMEEKQKEELKKVKENAVRAAQNVINKQMRVAQEIASLLGETTAETKTTLTKLKMIALAEDGDLK, encoded by the coding sequence TTGGATTCTCTAACTATATCTAATGCAAACTGTCGTAATTGCTATAAGTGTTTTAGAAATTGTTTAGTTAAGTCTATAAAGATTAAAAATGAACAAGCAGAAATGGTAAATAAAACCTGTATATATTGTGGACAGTGTCTAACATCATGTCCCCAGGGAGCTATAAAATTTGAAAGTGATTTAAATCTGGTTAAAAGGGCCATGAATGAAGGGAAAAAAGTTGTTGTAAGCATAGCTCCATCCTTTGTGGGAGCTTTTGATATCCTTGAAGCTGGACAAGTTGTTACCGCTTTAAAGAACCTCGGGTTTGATATTGTAGAAGAAACGGCAATTGGTGCAGAGGTAGTTAAAAATTTATATAAAGAAAGTATTAATAAGAAAAATAGAAAAAACATAATTACTACTTGCTGTCCATCTGCTAATTCCCTAATAGAAATTTATTATCCTTCTATGTTAAAATATATGCTCCCAGTGGTTTCACCCATGATTGCCCACGGCAAGATCTTAAAGAGGTCATATGGCAGTGACGTTTTTGTGGTATTTATTGGACCTTGTATAAGCAAAAATATTGAAGCTAGGGATTTTCAGCATGATACCGCAGTGGACGCAGTATTGACCTTTAATGAGCTTAAAACATGGATTAAAGAAGAAAATATAGATATACAATCTTTAAGCAATAGCAACTTTGATAATAAGTCCTACAAAGCAGGAAGTAGCTTTCCCTTAAATGGGAGCATAATAGAAAATCTTTTTAAAGAAGATAAGCATTCGTATGAATTAATAAATGTATCGGGGATTAATGAGTGTAAGGAAATATTAGAGAGCATTGAAAAGGGAGAATTGAGTAATGTCTGTTTAGAGATCAATATTTGTAAGGGCGGGTGCATAGCAGGCCCTGGAATGCCCAAGGACTCAGGCTCCTATTATTCCAGAAAAAAGAAGGTAAGGGATTACGCAACCAAAAAAGAAGTGCTGGCCCAGGAGGATTATTTCCATTTACCAAAGGAAATGAACTTAAAGAAATTATTTTTTGATAAAAGCATAAAAACAATTAAAGCAAGTGAAGAAGAAATAGAAGTCATACTAAATAAAATGGGAAAATATAAAAAGGAAGATGAGCTTAATTGTGGAAGCTGTGGCTATGACACTTGCCGTGAAAAGGCACAAGGGATATTTGAGGGTAAAGCAGAGCATAATATATGTCTTCCCTATATGAGAAATAGATCTGAAAGCCTAGCAAATATAACCTTTGAATATACTCCAAATGTTATTTTTGTACTTAGTGGCGAATTAAAGGTACTTGAGTTTAATCCCTCGGCGGAAAGAATATTTAAAGTTAAGGCCGATTATATAAAAGGCAAACCCATATCAATGTTGATTGATGACAGTGATTTTGGTCAGGTTATAAAAACTAAAGGGAATATACTTGGAAAGAGGATTTCATATCTAGATTATGGAGTTGTTCTTTTTCAAAATATATTATACCTAGACGATCAAAATGTTCTCCTAGTTATTATGTCCAATAATACCATGGAGGAAAAGCAAAAAGAAGAATTGAAGAAGGTAAAAGAAAATGCTGTAAGGGCTGCTCAAAATGTTATTAATAAGCAAATGAGAGTAGCACAAGAAATAGCAAGCCTACTTGGAGAAACTACTGCAGAAACTAAAACAACACTTACAAAACTAAAAATGATAGCATTGGCAGAAGATGGTGATCTTAAATGA
- a CDS encoding (2Fe-2S) ferredoxin domain-containing protein, whose product MIEINVCIGSACHLKGAYNVITNLKKLIQEKQLENKIEVKAAFCLGECTRGVSVRINDENIVSVGEDKVDRFFEAHLAGRL is encoded by the coding sequence ATAGAGATTAACGTTTGTATAGGAAGTGCCTGTCATTTAAAAGGAGCATATAATGTTATAACTAATCTTAAAAAATTAATACAAGAAAAACAGTTAGAGAATAAAATTGAAGTTAAGGCAGCATTCTGCTTAGGAGAATGTACAAGGGGAGTTTCAGTAAGAATTAACGATGAGAATATAGTTTCAGTTGGTGAAGATAAAGTAGATAGATTTTTTGAAGCCCATCTCGCTGGGAGGTTATAA